Proteins encoded in a region of the Mixophyes fleayi isolate aMixFle1 chromosome 5, aMixFle1.hap1, whole genome shotgun sequence genome:
- the ZNF622 gene encoding cytoplasmic 60S subunit biogenesis factor ZNF622, whose protein sequence is MASYTCISCRVAFADPDIQRAHYKTDWHRYNLKRKVADMPPVTAENFQERVLAQRAVAKEQSKETATYCTACSKRFSTFNSYENHLKSKKHLDLEKKAAQSITKKVEMLNEKNLEKGLSVENVDKDAMNTAIQQAIKPQPSSFPKKKPNTGQESDVASFPDKQEAQAKTRPEKPPRWQWYEQQAKKLASQEDAHDSVEEEEDWEDLDMEESDGDSDEEMEDADKGSSAAAESTPATGAIPITDCLFCPHHSRSLVKSIDHMTKVHSFFIPDIEFLQDLQGLILYLGEKVGVGKICLWCNERGKSFYSTESVQAHMNDKSHCKLFTDGDAALEFADFYDFRSSYPKHKGEDVEMTDNDLPDEKNLDYDEETMELVLPSGARVGHRSLMKYYKQKFGLSRAVVVSKNQKAVGRVLQQYKALGWTGGTGVALQHGRDMQYVQKMKSKWMLKTGMSNNATKQMHFRPQVRF, encoded by the exons ATGGCTTCTTACACCTGCATTTCATGTCGAGTGGCGTTTGCAGACCCAGATATCCAGCGAGCTCACTACAAGACTGACTGGCACAGATACAATCTAAAGAGGAAAGTGGCTGACATGCCTCCGGTAACAGCAGAGAATTTCCAAGAACGTGTTCTGGCCCAGAGAGCTGTGGCGAAGGAGCAGAGCAAAGAAACGGCCACATACTGCACAGCTTGTAGCAAGAGGTTTTCCACATTCAACTCCTATGAAAACCACTTGAAGTCCAAAAAACACTTGGACTTGGAGAAAAAGGCAGCACAATCAATCACAAAGAAGGTTGAGATGCTAAATGAGAAGAATCTAGAGAAAGGTTTGAGTGTGGAGAATGTAGACAAGGATGCCATGAATACTGCTATCCAGCAGGCTATCAAACCACAGCCCTCTTCGTTTCCCAAAAAGAAACCCAACACTGGTCAGGAAAGTGATGTGGCTTCTTTTCCAGACAAACAAGAAGCACAGGCAAAAACTAGGCCTGAGAAGCCACCCAGATGGCAATGGTATGAACAACAAGCCAAGAAACTGGCATCTCAGGAGGATGCGCATGATTCTGTGGAGGAAGAGGAAG ACTGGGAAGACTTGGATATGGAGGAAAGTGATGGAGACAGTGATGAGGAGATGGAGGATGCTGACAAAGGCAGTTCTGCTGCTGCTGAGAGCACCCCTGCCACTGGGGCCATTCCTATTACAGACTGCTTGTTCTGCCCTCATCACTCCCGTTCTTTGGTGAAGAGCATTGATCATATGACCAAAGTCCATAGCTTCTTCATTCCTGACATAGAGTTTCTCCAGGATCTTCAGGGACTCATTTTGTACTTGG GTGAGAAGGTCGGTGTTGGGAAGATATGCCTATGGTGTAATGAAAGAGGAAAGTCCTTTTACAGTACAGAATCTGTGCAAGCTCACATGAATGACAAGAGTCACTGCAAGCTTTTTACTGATGGAGATGCTGCTCTCGAGTTTGCAGACTTCTATGACTTTAG GTCCAGTTATCCAAAACACAAAGGGGAAGATGTAGAAATGACTGACAATGATCTGCCAGATGAAAAGAATTTGGACTATGATGAGGAGACAATGGAGTTGGTTCTGCCATCCG GAGCTAGAGTTGGTCATCGCTCGCTGATGAAATACTACAAACAAAAATTTGGTTTGTCCAGAGCTGTGGTCGTATCCAAAAACCAAAAAGCAGTGGGCCGGGTCTTGCAGCAGTACAAGGCTCTGGGTTGGACCGGAGGGACTG GTGTCGCTCTCCAGCATGGGCGTGATATGCAGTATGTACAGAAGATGAAGTCTAAGTGGATGCTAAAGACTGGAATGAGTAATAATGCTACAAAGCAGATGCACTTCAGACCCCAAGTTAGATTCTGA